In Georgenia soli, a genomic segment contains:
- a CDS encoding AzlC family ABC transporter permease, with product MSTPAFPTSEGDDGTHQAGLGPDGSHDGDAGTGHDRRAYRRHQVALAARDTVGVGMGYLPLGAAFGVLLSASGLQWWWAPVFSVLIYAGSMEFLAIGLVTGGVGLAQVAATTFFVNFRHVFYGLSFPLRKVRSGIGRLYGVHALTDEAYALLATRPQQGLTGTRVLATQILCHLYWLTGSTVGALLGARLGLDAEGLGFTLTALFVVLTIDAYRAAPDLPTLLMALACAGLALAVAPGGMLVLALTAFVVVLVARLLLRRRDGAAPAGDLGHHVGGTDA from the coding sequence ATGTCCACGCCCGCCTTCCCCACCTCAGAGGGCGACGACGGGACGCACCAGGCCGGCCTGGGACCTGACGGGTCGCACGACGGCGACGCAGGGACCGGGCACGACCGCCGCGCCTACCGGCGGCACCAGGTGGCCCTGGCCGCCAGGGACACCGTCGGCGTCGGCATGGGGTACCTCCCGCTCGGCGCCGCGTTCGGCGTGCTGCTGTCCGCCAGCGGGCTGCAGTGGTGGTGGGCGCCGGTGTTCTCCGTGCTCATCTACGCCGGTTCGATGGAGTTCCTCGCGATCGGCCTGGTCACCGGCGGCGTCGGCCTCGCGCAGGTCGCGGCCACGACGTTCTTCGTCAACTTCCGGCACGTCTTCTACGGGCTGAGCTTCCCGCTGCGCAAGGTGCGCTCCGGCATCGGCCGGCTCTACGGCGTGCACGCCCTGACCGACGAGGCGTACGCCCTGCTCGCCACGCGCCCCCAGCAGGGGCTCACCGGCACCCGGGTGCTGGCGACACAGATCCTGTGCCACCTGTACTGGCTGACCGGCTCCACCGTCGGGGCGCTTCTCGGCGCGCGCCTCGGCCTCGACGCCGAGGGGCTCGGCTTCACGCTCACCGCGCTGTTCGTGGTCCTGACCATCGACGCCTACCGCGCCGCACCCGACCTGCCGACGCTGCTCATGGCCCTCGCGTGCGCCGGCCTCGCCCTCGCCGTCGCGCCCGGAGGGATGCTGGTGCTGGCGCTGACCGCCTTCGTCGTCGTCCTCGTGGCCCGCCTGCTCCTGCGCCGCCGGGACGGGGCCGCCCCGGCCGGCGACCTCGGCCACCACGTGGGAGGCACCGATGCCTGA
- a CDS encoding branched-chain amino acid transporter permease has translation MPDAGQVLLTLLVIFAVTYALRLAPFVALRRVRDSAVVDHLARTMPLGVMAILVVYTLSTVDLTAAPHGLPELAGVGVTAALHLWRRNAMLSIIGGTGTYMALVAVL, from the coding sequence ATGCCTGACGCCGGCCAGGTCCTGCTGACCCTGCTGGTGATCTTCGCCGTCACCTACGCCCTGCGGCTGGCGCCGTTCGTCGCGCTGCGGCGGGTGCGGGACTCCGCCGTCGTCGACCACCTCGCCCGCACCATGCCGCTGGGCGTGATGGCGATCCTCGTGGTGTACACCCTCTCGACGGTGGACCTGACGGCCGCGCCGCACGGGCTCCCGGAGCTCGCCGGCGTGGGCGTCACCGCCGCCCTGCACCTGTGGCGGCGCAACGCGATGCTGAGCATCATCGGCGGCACCGGGACGTACATGGCCCTGGTCGCCGTCCTGTGA
- a CDS encoding alpha/beta fold hydrolase: MVADSSCVLVPGPWEHRDVPANGAQFHVVTAGEFRPDRPVVLLLHAFPQFWWAWRHQIPALAEAGHAVAAMDLRGFAGSDKPPHRHETAVLARDVAGVVRSLGAASAVVVGHGFGGTVAWAMPHVAPDLTRAVAALANPHPVPLHRLRNLLPARAVGTLLRFQLPWFPEQALRKGDLVARLLRAWSAPGNDGATSQAGLYTEAMGLPFAAHSTMEHFRWLVRSTPRADGRRYLAQVSAPVTVPTLTVRGAQDPLLPARMFAHDAAYVTGPLRHEVVDGAGHFLPEEAPDRVTALLLDFLADLDPTGTGRP; the protein is encoded by the coding sequence GTGGTCGCCGACTCGAGCTGCGTGCTGGTCCCAGGTCCCTGGGAGCACCGTGACGTCCCGGCGAACGGCGCCCAGTTCCACGTCGTGACGGCGGGCGAGTTCCGCCCGGACCGGCCGGTGGTGCTGCTGCTGCACGCCTTCCCCCAGTTCTGGTGGGCGTGGCGCCACCAGATCCCTGCGCTCGCCGAGGCGGGCCACGCCGTCGCCGCCATGGACCTGCGGGGCTTCGCCGGCTCCGACAAGCCGCCGCACCGGCACGAGACCGCCGTCCTCGCCCGCGACGTCGCCGGCGTCGTCCGCTCCCTCGGGGCCGCGAGCGCCGTCGTCGTCGGGCACGGGTTCGGCGGCACGGTGGCATGGGCGATGCCGCACGTGGCCCCGGACCTGACCCGCGCCGTCGCGGCTCTGGCGAACCCGCACCCCGTGCCGCTGCACCGGCTGCGCAACCTCCTCCCCGCACGGGCGGTCGGCACGCTGCTGCGCTTCCAGCTCCCGTGGTTCCCGGAGCAGGCGCTGCGCAAGGGCGATCTCGTCGCCCGGCTGCTGCGTGCCTGGTCCGCGCCCGGCAACGACGGCGCCACCTCCCAGGCCGGCCTCTACACCGAGGCGATGGGGCTGCCGTTCGCCGCGCACTCGACGATGGAGCACTTCCGCTGGCTCGTCCGGTCCACCCCGCGCGCCGACGGGCGCCGGTACCTGGCGCAGGTGAGCGCCCCCGTCACCGTGCCCACGCTGACCGTGCGGGGCGCCCAGGACCCGTTGCTGCCCGCCCGGATGTTCGCCCACGACGCCGCATACGTCACCGGCCCGCTGCGCCACGAGGTGGTCGACGGCGCGGGGCACTTCCTGCCCGAGGAGGCCCCCGACCGGGTCACGGCGCTGCTGCTGGACTTTCTCGCCGACCTCGACCCGACCGGGACCGGCCGCCCCTGA
- the nth gene encoding endonuclease III, with the protein MSPATPRTRPARAPRPRSRKAAREQALAVDELLAAAWPDARCELDFTSPLELLMATVLSAQTTDKRVNQVTPALFARYPDAAAYAGARREELEEILRPLGFFRAKAASVQGIGAALVAEHGGEVPATLEELVKLPGVGRKTANVVLGNAFGVPGITVDTHVGRLARRLGWTREKDPVKVEKAVAELLPPEEWTMACHRLIFHGRRVCHSRRPACGACVLAELCPSYGEGETDPEKARALVTV; encoded by the coding sequence ATGAGCCCCGCGACGCCACGCACGCGCCCGGCCCGCGCGCCGCGCCCCCGGTCCAGGAAGGCGGCCCGTGAGCAGGCGCTCGCGGTCGACGAGCTCCTCGCCGCCGCGTGGCCGGACGCGCGCTGCGAGCTCGACTTCACCAGCCCGCTGGAGCTGCTGATGGCGACGGTGCTCTCCGCGCAGACCACCGACAAACGGGTCAACCAGGTCACGCCCGCCCTGTTCGCGCGGTACCCCGACGCCGCCGCCTACGCCGGCGCCCGTCGGGAGGAGCTGGAGGAGATCCTCCGCCCGCTCGGGTTCTTCCGCGCCAAGGCCGCCTCGGTGCAGGGGATCGGCGCCGCCCTCGTCGCCGAGCACGGCGGCGAGGTGCCCGCGACCCTCGAGGAGCTGGTCAAGCTGCCCGGCGTCGGCCGCAAGACCGCCAACGTCGTGCTCGGCAACGCGTTCGGCGTCCCGGGCATCACGGTGGACACGCACGTCGGCCGGCTCGCGCGGCGGCTCGGGTGGACGAGGGAGAAGGACCCGGTGAAGGTGGAGAAGGCCGTCGCCGAGCTGCTCCCGCCCGAGGAGTGGACGATGGCGTGCCACCGGCTGATCTTCCACGGGCGGCGCGTGTGCCACTCCCGCCGCCCCGCGTGCGGGGCCTGCGTGCTCGCCGAGCTGTGCCCGTCCTACGGCGAGGGCGAGACCGACCCCGAGAAGGCGCGCGCCCTCGTCACGGTGTGA
- a CDS encoding Crp/Fnr family transcriptional regulator, with translation MEQNVIGTVPLFDALDEQDQAELRSLMSETTLRRGEILFNEGDPGDRLYLVVDGKVKLGHTASDGRENLLAVLGPGELLGELTLFDPGPRSTTATAVAPTRLLALEHDALMNFADSRPALSRHMLKALAQRLRRTNESLADLVFSDVPGRVAKALLDLADRFGQPTDEGVHVPHDLTQEELAQLVGASRETVNKSLAEFVSRGWIRLEGRAVLLIDLDRLRRRAR, from the coding sequence GTGGAACAGAACGTGATCGGCACCGTGCCACTCTTCGACGCGCTCGACGAGCAGGACCAGGCCGAGCTGCGCTCCCTGATGTCCGAGACCACGCTGCGTCGTGGCGAGATCCTCTTCAACGAGGGCGACCCGGGCGACCGGCTCTACCTCGTCGTCGACGGCAAGGTGAAGCTCGGTCACACGGCCAGCGACGGCCGCGAGAACCTGCTCGCCGTGCTGGGCCCCGGTGAGCTGCTCGGCGAGCTCACCCTCTTCGACCCGGGCCCCCGCTCGACCACCGCGACCGCCGTGGCCCCCACGCGGCTGCTGGCCCTCGAGCACGACGCCCTGATGAACTTCGCCGACTCTCGGCCGGCACTGTCCCGGCACATGCTCAAGGCGCTCGCCCAGCGGCTGCGCCGCACGAACGAGTCGCTCGCGGACCTGGTCTTCTCCGACGTCCCCGGGCGCGTCGCCAAGGCGCTGCTCGACCTGGCGGACCGGTTCGGGCAGCCCACCGACGAGGGCGTCCACGTCCCGCACGACCTCACCCAGGAGGAGCTCGCCCAGCTCGTGGGCGCCTCGCGCGAGACCGTGAACAAGTCCCTGGCGGAGTTCGTCTCCCGCGGCTGGATCCGCCTCGAGGGCCGCGCCGTGCTGCTGATCGACCTCGACCGGCTGCGCCGCCGCGCCCGCTGA
- a CDS encoding RidA family protein, with translation MSVTERLAELGIELPAVVPPVAAYVPAVRHGDLVHTSGQLPMVDGALPLTGKVGESAGAVTPQQAKDAARTCALNALAAVAAEVGGLENVVRVVKVTGFVASEPSFTGQPGVVNGASELLGEVFGDAGRHARSAVGVAALPLDAPVEVEIVVAVR, from the coding sequence GTGAGCGTCACCGAACGTCTGGCGGAGCTCGGGATCGAGCTGCCGGCCGTGGTCCCGCCCGTGGCGGCCTACGTGCCGGCGGTGCGCCACGGCGACCTCGTGCACACCTCCGGGCAGCTGCCGATGGTCGACGGCGCACTGCCCCTCACCGGCAAGGTCGGGGAGTCCGCCGGTGCGGTGACGCCGCAGCAGGCCAAGGACGCGGCCCGCACCTGCGCGCTGAACGCCCTCGCCGCCGTCGCCGCCGAGGTCGGCGGTCTCGAGAACGTCGTGCGCGTGGTCAAGGTGACCGGCTTCGTCGCCTCGGAGCCCTCCTTCACCGGTCAGCCCGGTGTGGTCAACGGGGCCTCCGAGCTGCTCGGCGAGGTCTTCGGTGACGCGGGCCGGCACGCCCGCTCCGCCGTCGGGGTGGCCGCCCTGCCCCTGGACGCACCGGTCGAGGTGGAGATCGTCGTCGCCGTCCGCTGA
- a CDS encoding DUF4177 domain-containing protein, with protein MTTWEYATIPLLIHNTKAILDQWGEDGWELVQVVPGPAGSNNLVAYLKRPKGER; from the coding sequence ATGACCACATGGGAGTACGCGACGATTCCGCTGCTGATCCACAACACCAAGGCCATCCTCGACCAGTGGGGCGAGGACGGCTGGGAGCTCGTCCAGGTGGTGCCGGGCCCCGCCGGCTCCAACAACCTGGTGGCGTACCTGAAGCGGCCGAAGGGGGAGCGGTGA
- a CDS encoding WhiB family transcriptional regulator, with product MINEDQTWASGAACAGLEPDALFVRGAAQRQARQLCFTCPVRMQCLAEALGSNTSFGVWGGLTERERRALVRRYPEVRDWEAWLRREDDDLIAELRAQRPPRIIARIRAASSA from the coding sequence GTGATCAACGAGGATCAGACATGGGCGTCGGGCGCAGCGTGCGCGGGGCTCGAGCCTGACGCGCTGTTCGTCCGCGGGGCTGCGCAGCGGCAGGCCCGCCAGCTGTGCTTCACCTGCCCGGTGCGGATGCAGTGCCTGGCCGAGGCGCTCGGCTCCAACACCTCGTTCGGGGTGTGGGGAGGGCTCACCGAGCGGGAGCGGCGCGCCCTGGTGCGCCGGTACCCGGAGGTACGCGACTGGGAGGCGTGGCTGCGCCGCGAGGACGACGACCTCATCGCCGAGCTCCGCGCCCAGCGGCCGCCCCGCATCATCGCGCGCATCCGTGCCGCCAGCAGCGCCTGA
- a CDS encoding penicillin-binding protein: MSSPSSAPGRAVKPMQLLVMLLAFLLVAGVGGVLTAGLVMPAVGAAGAVSQSTTDLFEDLPSELAIPEPSQSSQILAADGSLLATIYADNRIVVPLEEMSPYVRDAVVAIEDRRFYDHRGVDPEGMLRALVNNLSGGPLEGASTLTQQYVKNVLVEAGRISGDPEAIDAATETTVGRKLEEARLAIGLEQKVSKDDILEGYLNIAQFGPSQYGVETASKYYFSKSAKDLTIPEAAMLAGITQSPARHDPVRNPENAKKRRDVVLRQMLNQGYITQAEYDESVALSIEDMLNVSPTPNGCAAAGISVYFCEYVVDDLLRSENWGKDRADRQQALYRGGLVIHTTLDPAKQQAAYDSVTANVPVNDPSNIKMALSSVEPGSGKIQAMVQNTKWGTPSAEEPGATKVNLNVGLTHGGGHGFQSGSSFKVFTLVRWLETGHSLNDMVESTRRSYPRSSWNISCGKYEDNYEPKNLESSNVSGPLPVIEATRRSVNLTFVEMANQMDMCDIVATAEKMGVRTGSGEHLTPNPAAVLGSNTVTPLSQAVAFATLAADGKACDPMSITKVTDRNGNEIAAPQPTCKQAITPEVAQGVTHALQTVVSKQPGSTGSNAVLPDGRPAAGKTGTANDDSAAWFVGYTRELAAAVWMGYQEGTKSMFDSTINGQFHKLVYGGRIPAPTWRDYVAKALEGTPHQPFAAAPASALFGDRVPVPDVAGQSASAAQSVLEQAGFQVQLGSPVSSGWRAGAAVATNPSAGTRVSPGTRVTIIPSAGPAPAPAPAPPAQQPSGGGDGGGGGGGNPGRGPNGDGPPGQNDGGDD, from the coding sequence ATGTCGTCTCCCTCGTCGGCGCCGGGGCGCGCCGTCAAGCCGATGCAGCTGCTCGTCATGCTGCTCGCCTTCCTCCTGGTCGCCGGGGTCGGCGGCGTGCTCACCGCCGGGCTGGTCATGCCCGCGGTCGGGGCGGCGGGGGCGGTCAGCCAGTCCACGACCGACCTGTTCGAGGACCTGCCGAGCGAGCTCGCCATCCCCGAGCCGTCGCAGAGCAGCCAGATCCTGGCGGCCGACGGCTCGCTGCTGGCGACGATCTACGCCGACAACCGCATCGTCGTGCCGCTGGAGGAGATGTCGCCGTACGTGCGCGACGCCGTCGTCGCGATCGAGGACCGGCGCTTCTACGACCACCGCGGGGTCGACCCGGAGGGCATGCTCCGTGCCCTGGTGAACAACCTCTCGGGCGGACCGCTCGAGGGGGCCTCCACGCTGACGCAGCAGTACGTCAAGAACGTGCTCGTCGAGGCGGGCCGCATCTCCGGCGACCCCGAGGCCATCGACGCGGCCACCGAGACGACGGTCGGCCGCAAGCTCGAGGAGGCACGCCTCGCCATCGGGCTGGAGCAGAAGGTCAGCAAGGACGACATCCTCGAGGGCTACCTCAACATCGCCCAGTTCGGTCCGTCGCAGTACGGCGTCGAGACCGCGTCGAAGTACTACTTCTCCAAGTCGGCCAAGGACCTCACCATCCCGGAGGCGGCGATGCTGGCCGGCATCACCCAGTCGCCGGCCCGTCACGACCCGGTCCGCAACCCGGAGAACGCCAAGAAGCGCCGCGACGTCGTCCTCAGGCAGATGCTCAACCAGGGCTACATCACCCAGGCCGAGTACGACGAGTCCGTGGCCCTGTCCATCGAGGACATGCTCAACGTCTCCCCCACCCCCAACGGGTGCGCAGCGGCCGGGATCTCGGTGTACTTCTGCGAGTACGTCGTCGACGACCTTCTGCGGTCGGAGAACTGGGGCAAGGACCGGGCAGACCGGCAGCAGGCCCTGTACCGCGGCGGGCTGGTCATCCACACGACGCTCGACCCCGCCAAGCAGCAGGCCGCCTACGACTCCGTCACCGCCAACGTCCCGGTCAACGACCCGTCCAACATCAAGATGGCGCTGTCCTCGGTCGAGCCCGGGAGCGGGAAGATCCAGGCGATGGTGCAGAACACCAAGTGGGGCACCCCGTCGGCGGAGGAACCTGGCGCCACGAAGGTCAACCTCAACGTCGGCCTCACGCACGGCGGCGGCCACGGCTTCCAGTCGGGCTCCTCGTTCAAGGTCTTCACGCTCGTCCGGTGGCTGGAGACGGGCCACAGCCTGAACGACATGGTGGAGTCCACCCGGCGGTCCTACCCCCGCTCCAGCTGGAACATCTCCTGCGGCAAGTACGAGGACAACTACGAGCCCAAGAACCTCGAGAGCTCCAACGTCTCCGGCCCGCTGCCGGTCATCGAGGCCACCCGCCGCTCCGTCAACCTCACGTTCGTCGAGATGGCCAACCAGATGGACATGTGCGACATCGTGGCCACGGCCGAGAAGATGGGCGTCCGGACGGGCTCCGGCGAGCACCTGACGCCGAACCCCGCCGCCGTCCTCGGCTCGAACACCGTCACCCCGCTGAGCCAGGCCGTCGCGTTCGCGACGCTCGCCGCGGACGGCAAGGCGTGCGACCCGATGTCGATCACCAAGGTCACCGACCGCAACGGCAACGAGATCGCCGCGCCGCAGCCGACGTGCAAGCAGGCGATCACGCCCGAGGTCGCGCAGGGCGTCACCCACGCTCTCCAGACCGTGGTGTCCAAGCAGCCGGGCTCGACCGGGTCGAACGCCGTCCTGCCCGACGGCCGCCCGGCCGCCGGCAAGACCGGTACCGCGAACGACGACTCCGCCGCCTGGTTCGTCGGCTACACCCGCGAGCTCGCCGCAGCGGTGTGGATGGGGTACCAGGAGGGCACCAAGTCGATGTTCGACTCGACCATCAACGGTCAGTTCCACAAGCTGGTCTACGGCGGCAGGATCCCGGCCCCGACGTGGCGCGACTACGTCGCCAAGGCGCTCGAGGGCACCCCGCACCAGCCCTTCGCGGCTGCGCCGGCCAGTGCCCTCTTCGGCGACCGGGTCCCGGTGCCGGACGTCGCCGGGCAGAGCGCGTCGGCGGCGCAGAGCGTCCTCGAGCAGGCCGGCTTCCAGGTGCAGCTGGGCTCCCCGGTGAGCTCCGGCTGGCGGGCCGGCGCCGCCGTCGCGACGAACCCGTCCGCCGGCACCCGCGTCTCGCCGGGGACCCGCGTCACGATCATCCCCAGCGCCGGCCCCGCGCCGGCACCCGCACCCGCACCGCCGGCCCAGCAGCCCTCCGGCGGCGGCGACGGCGGCGGCGGTGGTGGCGGCAACCCGGGCCGCGGACCAAACGGCGACGGTCCTCCCGGACAGAACGACGGGGGCGACGACTGA
- a CDS encoding metallophosphoesterase, producing MGAGALGWALAETSMFTLRRHTVPLLPAGSRPLKLLHLSDLHLVPSQRDKVAWVRDLARNEPDLVVTTGDNMAHPDALPGVLEAYAPFLELPGAFVLGSNDYYAPKPKNPARYLLPDARTETNHAPLPSDELTDAFRSAGWKDLTNRRDRVEVAGTGITLVGVDDPHLDRDRFPAREPRTAVRAAGASPADVALHLGVSHAPYTRVLDAMHRDGCDLVLAGHTHGGQLCVPFYGALVTNCDLDRSRASGLHGWPGARPDAAGGEGSTWLNVSAGLGTSPYAPVRFTCRPEASLLTLVARGS from the coding sequence GTGGGCGCCGGGGCGCTCGGGTGGGCCCTCGCCGAGACGTCGATGTTCACCCTGCGCCGGCACACCGTGCCGCTGCTCCCCGCCGGCAGCCGGCCGCTGAAGCTGCTGCACCTGTCCGACCTGCACCTCGTGCCGAGCCAGCGGGACAAGGTCGCCTGGGTCCGTGACCTCGCGAGGAACGAGCCCGACCTCGTGGTGACCACGGGGGACAACATGGCGCACCCGGACGCCCTGCCCGGCGTCCTCGAGGCGTACGCACCGTTCCTCGAGCTGCCCGGCGCGTTCGTCCTCGGGTCGAACGACTACTACGCCCCGAAGCCCAAGAACCCCGCGCGGTACCTCCTGCCGGACGCCCGCACGGAGACGAACCATGCGCCCCTGCCGTCGGACGAGCTCACCGACGCGTTCCGCTCGGCTGGCTGGAAGGACCTGACCAACCGCCGGGACCGGGTGGAGGTCGCCGGGACCGGGATCACTCTCGTGGGGGTGGACGACCCGCACCTTGACCGCGACCGCTTCCCAGCCCGGGAGCCACGCACCGCCGTGCGGGCCGCCGGGGCGTCCCCTGCCGACGTCGCGCTGCACCTCGGCGTCTCGCACGCGCCATACACGCGCGTGCTCGACGCCATGCACCGCGACGGCTGCGACCTGGTGCTGGCCGGGCACACCCACGGCGGTCAGCTCTGCGTGCCCTTCTACGGGGCCCTCGTCACCAACTGCGATCTCGACCGCTCGCGCGCGTCCGGTCTCCACGGCTGGCCCGGCGCCCGGCCCGACGCCGCCGGCGGCGAGGGCTCGACGTGGCTGAACGTCTCCGCGGGACTGGGCACGAGCCCCTACGCGCCGGTGCGCTTCACGTGCCGGCCCGAGGCCTCCCTGCTCACGCTCGTGGCGCGCGGGTCGTGA
- a CDS encoding TetR/AcrR family transcriptional regulator, with translation MTEVVALQPTEQRRRGPGRPRHADTEPRAYRAALELFGRRGWSGLTLDGVASQAGIGKSSIYLRWNDKSELLLDALRDLQARVPLPQTDGLGIRDQLVAHARARAELLLGEYGPTMASLCTAAAANPEELRQLRQVDLARGVCALASQVEDAVAAGELPPGTAVRPLLEAIEGAILVHILVAPTQTVPEMRADLDRYVCELVDTQLRALRP, from the coding sequence ATGACTGAAGTGGTTGCGCTGCAGCCCACCGAGCAACGCCGTCGCGGACCGGGACGCCCCCGGCACGCCGACACCGAACCACGCGCCTACCGCGCGGCGCTGGAGCTGTTCGGGCGGCGCGGCTGGTCCGGTCTCACGCTCGACGGCGTCGCGTCCCAGGCGGGCATCGGCAAGTCGTCGATCTACCTGCGCTGGAACGACAAGAGCGAGCTGCTGCTCGACGCCCTGCGGGACCTGCAGGCGCGGGTGCCCCTCCCGCAGACCGACGGGCTCGGGATCCGGGACCAGCTGGTGGCGCACGCCCGGGCCCGCGCCGAGCTGCTGCTGGGCGAGTACGGCCCGACGATGGCCTCCCTGTGCACGGCGGCGGCCGCCAACCCGGAGGAGCTGCGGCAGCTGCGCCAGGTCGACCTCGCCCGCGGCGTGTGCGCGTTGGCGTCGCAGGTGGAGGACGCGGTGGCCGCCGGCGAGCTCCCGCCCGGCACCGCGGTGCGACCGCTCCTGGAGGCGATCGAGGGGGCCATCCTGGTGCACATCCTCGTCGCACCCACCCAGACGGTGCCGGAGATGCGGGCGGACCTGGACCGCTACGTCTGCGAACTGGTGGACACCCAGCTGCGCGCCCTGCGTCCGTAG
- a CDS encoding PhoX family protein translates to MPNPTSRRPLLALVAGHGTGRSALTCRYRCGDACFHAVPNTSDNSYFGDVAASAFSRRSVLKAGAVVALAGAATTALGRQNAVAAPAAGAPGAGTGAAVGLRFTPIAQQTDDAVTVPAGYLHDVVLSWGDPLFSDAPAFDPANQTEAAQLRQFGYNNDHVGLLPLNNQDEQVMVVNHEYTSEPMMFPDYDPENPTEEQVRIAWAAHGLTVVGVTGKHRGPRSGALDPVVDHPLNRRLHVGTPFELTGPAAGSEHLRTSADPEGRNVLGTLNNCAGGLTPWGTWLTAEENFNQYFANANQVTDPVARERMRRYGLPGGTSERRWERFDSRFDLAQEPNEANRFGWIVEVDPFDPTSTPRKRTALGRFKHEAATIRIAADGRAVAYMGDDERFDYLYKFVSRDRYRQNDAAHNATLLDNGTLYVARLTGDSPASEIDGTGVLPSDGAFDGAGEWIPLVTGNVSHVPGMSAEEVLIFTRQAGDAVGATKMDRPEDVEPSPRTGTVYVALTNNTRRTAAQADEANPRGSNKHGHVLELEEAGADAAATTFAWRILLLCGDPEDPSTYFAGFDKTQVSAISCPDNLAFDDHGNLWISTDGQPGTLGTNDALYGVAVRGKNRGEVRQFLAVPRGGETCGPVITDKRVLVAVQHPGEIDGASYENPLSNWPDGGTSVPRPAIVVAYRADGKKVGQA, encoded by the coding sequence ATGCCCAACCCGACCTCGCGTCGCCCCCTGCTCGCCCTCGTCGCCGGCCACGGCACGGGCCGGTCCGCCCTCACGTGCCGCTACCGCTGCGGTGACGCCTGCTTCCACGCGGTGCCGAACACCTCGGACAACTCCTACTTCGGTGACGTCGCGGCGAGCGCGTTCTCGCGCCGCAGCGTGCTCAAGGCCGGCGCCGTCGTCGCCCTGGCCGGGGCCGCCACCACCGCCCTGGGCCGCCAGAACGCCGTCGCCGCCCCCGCGGCCGGCGCGCCCGGTGCCGGTACCGGCGCCGCCGTCGGCCTGCGCTTCACCCCCATCGCCCAGCAGACCGACGACGCCGTGACCGTCCCGGCCGGCTACCTCCACGACGTCGTCCTGAGCTGGGGCGACCCCCTCTTCTCCGACGCCCCCGCGTTCGACCCGGCGAACCAGACCGAGGCCGCCCAGCTGCGCCAGTTCGGCTACAACAACGACCACGTCGGTCTGCTGCCCCTGAACAACCAGGACGAGCAGGTCATGGTCGTCAACCACGAGTACACCTCCGAGCCGATGATGTTCCCCGACTACGACCCGGAGAACCCCACGGAGGAGCAGGTCCGGATCGCCTGGGCGGCACATGGGCTCACCGTCGTCGGCGTCACCGGCAAGCACCGCGGCCCGCGCTCCGGCGCCCTCGACCCCGTCGTCGACCACCCGCTGAACCGCCGACTCCACGTGGGCACCCCCTTCGAGCTCACCGGCCCGGCGGCCGGCTCGGAGCACCTGCGCACCTCCGCCGACCCGGAGGGCCGCAACGTCCTCGGCACCCTGAACAACTGCGCCGGCGGCCTGACCCCGTGGGGCACCTGGCTCACCGCCGAGGAGAACTTCAACCAGTACTTCGCCAACGCGAACCAGGTCACCGACCCCGTGGCGCGCGAGCGCATGCGCCGCTACGGCCTGCCGGGCGGCACGTCGGAGCGCAGGTGGGAGCGCTTCGACTCCCGCTTCGACCTCGCCCAGGAGCCGAACGAGGCCAACCGCTTCGGCTGGATCGTCGAGGTCGACCCGTTCGACCCGACGTCGACCCCGAGGAAGCGCACCGCGCTGGGCCGCTTCAAGCACGAGGCCGCGACCATCCGCATCGCCGCCGACGGCCGCGCGGTGGCCTACATGGGCGACGACGAGCGGTTCGACTACCTCTACAAGTTCGTCTCACGCGACCGCTACCGGCAGAACGACGCCGCGCACAACGCCACCCTGCTCGACAACGGCACCCTCTACGTCGCCCGCCTCACCGGCGACTCCCCCGCCTCCGAGATCGACGGTACCGGCGTCCTCCCGTCCGACGGCGCGTTCGACGGCGCGGGCGAGTGGATCCCGCTGGTCACCGGGAACGTCTCGCACGTGCCCGGCATGAGCGCCGAGGAGGTCCTGATCTTCACCCGTCAGGCGGGCGACGCCGTCGGCGCCACGAAGATGGACCGCCCCGAGGACGTCGAGCCCAGCCCGAGGACCGGCACGGTGTACGTGGCGCTCACGAACAACACCCGCCGCACCGCGGCGCAGGCGGACGAGGCGAACCCGCGCGGCTCCAACAAGCACGGGCACGTCCTCGAGCTCGAGGAGGCCGGTGCGGACGCCGCGGCGACCACCTTCGCGTGGCGCATCCTGCTGCTCTGCGGCGACCCCGAGGACCCGAGCACCTACTTCGCCGGCTTCGACAAGACCCAGGTCTCCGCGATCTCGTGCCCGGACAACCTCGCGTTCGACGACCACGGCAACCTGTGGATCAGCACCGACGGCCAGCCCGGCACCCTCGGCACGAACGACGCGCTCTACGGCGTCGCCGTGCGCGGGAAGAACCGCGGGGAGGTCCGGCAGTTCCTCGCGGTGCCGCGCGGCGGGGAGACCTGCGGCCCGGTGATCACCGACAAGCGCGTGCTCGTCGCGGTCCAGCACCCCGGCGAGATCGACGGCGCCTCCTACGAGAACCCGCTGTCGAACTGGCCCGACGGCGGCACCTCCGTCCCGCGTCCGGCGATCGTGGTCGCCTACCGCGCCGACGGCAAGAAGGTCGGCCAGGCCTGA